One Lampris incognitus isolate fLamInc1 chromosome 18, fLamInc1.hap2, whole genome shotgun sequence genomic region harbors:
- the LOC130128369 gene encoding sodium-dependent neutral amino acid transporter B(0)AT1-like → MRLVLPNPGLEDRIPSHKELEKEEAGERPKWDNKTQYLLTCVGFCVGLGNVWRFPYLCQSHGGGAFMIPFLILLVLEGIPLLYLEFAIGQRLRKGSVAVWTAINPYLRGVGIASMLVSFLVGMYYNTIIAWVIWYLVNSFQSPLPWSYCPPNDNLTGLVSECKSSSPVDYYWYRETLNTSTAIDESGSLQWPMVLCLVAAWTVLYICSIRGIETSGKAVYITSTLPYLVLTIFLIRGLTLKGSLDGIKFLFTPDLDELLNPETWLDAGAQVFYSFSLAFGGLISFSSYNSVHNNCEQDAVIISIINGCTSVYAATVIYSIIGFQATERFDGCVNKNIIALLNAFDLAEGDLTEKNYHEMLQGLNSTASGSEIIQGLDLNDCNLQTFLSEGVEGTGLAFIVFTEAITKMPISPLWSILFFIMLLCLGLSTMFGSIEGTVVPLQDLKIFPKSWTKEVITGIVCLSSFLIALLFALRSGSYWLALFDSYAGSIPLLMIAFCEMVAVVYIYGIDRFNKDIEFMIGHKPNIFWQVTWRVVSPLIVLFIFIIYFVSKVNANLTYIVWNPSSPYFPGLEQLTYPGWIYIIIFLLAGVPSIMVPGVALYKLYQRCFCKKTVYKTELNTVSASVKINDMPTKS, encoded by the exons GAGCGTTTATGATCCCATTCCTCATCCTGTTGGTTCTGGAGGGAATTCCACTGCTGTACCTGGAGTTTGCCATCGGCCAGCGCCTCAGGAAGGGCAGTGTGGCAGTCTGGACTGCTATTAACCCCTACTTGCGTGGTGTTG GAATTGCCTCTATGCTGGTGTCCTTCCTGGTGGGTATGTACTACAACACTATCATTGCCTGGGTGATTTGGTACTTAGTCAACTCCTTCCAGAGCCCCCTGCCATGGAGCTACTGTCCACCCAATGACAACTTGACAG GACTGGTCTCAGAATGCAAAAGCAGCTCTCCGGTCGACTACTATTGGTACAGAGAAACGCTGAATACTTCAACAGCTATAGATGAGTCGGGGAGTCTGCAGTGGCCAATGGTGCTTTGTTTAGTTGCTGCTTGGACTGTGCTTTACATTTGCAGCATTAGAGGGATTGAGACATCTGGCAAG GCTGTGTACATCACCTCCACTCTGCCATACCTGGTCCTCACCATCTTCCTCATCAGAGGACTGACACTCAAAGGCTCTCTAGATGGGATCAAGTTTCTATTCACACCAGAT CTCGATGAATTGTTGAATCCAGAGACATGGTTGGATGCAGGTGCCCAAGTTTTCTACTCTTTCTCCTTGGCCTTTGGAGGTCTCATCTCCTTCTCCAGCTACAACTCTGTTCA CAACAACTGTGAGCAGGATGCTGTAATCATCTCCATTATTAATGGCTGCACTTCAGTCTATGCAGCCACTGTGATTTACTCCATCATTGGTTTCCAGGCCACGGAGCGCTTCGATGGCTGTGTTAACAA AAACATCATTGCATTGCTAAATGCGTTTGACCTGGCTGAAGGAGACCTCACAGAAAAAAACTACCATGAAATGCTGCAAGGACTCAACAGCACTGCCTCAGGATCAGAAATCATCCAGGGTCTGGACCTCAATGACTGCAACCTACAGACTTTCCTAAGTGAG GGTGTGGAGGGAACAGGTCTGGCCTTCATAGTGTTTACAGAGGCCATCACTAAGATGCCCATCTCTCCTTTGTGGTccatcctcttcttcatcatgcttctctgtctgggaCTCTCCACCATGTTCGGAAGTATAGAGGGAACTGTTGTTCCCTTGCAGGATCTAAAGATCTTTCCCAAGAGTTGGACCAAAGAGGTGATCACAG GAATTGTATGCCTGTCATCCTTTCTGATTGCACTTCTCTTTGCCCTGCGGTCTGGTAGCTACTGGTTAGCGCTGTTTGACAGCTATGCCGGCTCTATTCCTCTGTTAATGATTGCCTTCTGTGAGATGGTTGCCGTAGTCTACATATATGGCATAGACAG gtttaacaaagacattgaGTTTATGATTGGACACAAGCCAAATATCTTCTGGCAGGTGACATGGAGAGTGGTTAGCCCCTTGATTGTGTTATTCATCTTCATCATCTACTTTGTCTCCAAAGTCAACGCCAACCTGACCTACATTGTCTGGAATCCCAGCTCG CCATACTTCCCTGGGCTTGAACAACTGACCTATCCTGGTTGGATCTACATCATCATCTTCCTCCTGGCTGGAGTCCCGAGCATTATGGTCCCTGGAGTTGCCTTATACAAATTATACCAAAGATGTTTCTGCAAGAAAACAGTTTATAAAACTGAGCTCAACACAGTCTCTGCCTCCGTCAAAATAAATGACATGCCCACAAAGTCATAG